A window from Citrobacter amalonaticus encodes these proteins:
- the phnF gene encoding phosphonate metabolism transcriptional regulator PhnF: protein MHLSTHPTSYPTRYQEIAARLEQELRQHYRCGDYLPAEHQLAARYEVNRHTLRRAIDQLVERGWVQRRQGVGVLVLMRPFDYPLNAQARFSQNLLDQGSHPTSEKRLAVLRPASRHVADALSVQEGDNVIHLRTLRRVNGIALCLIDHYFSDLTLWPLLQGFNHGSLHDYLREQSGLTLKRTQTRISARRAQAKESKVLEIPNMAPLLCVRTLNHREGEERAMEYSVSLTRADMIEFTMEH, encoded by the coding sequence ATGCACTTGTCTACACATCCGACCAGTTATCCGACGCGTTATCAGGAGATTGCCGCGAGACTTGAGCAGGAGCTACGTCAACATTACCGCTGCGGCGACTATCTGCCCGCCGAGCATCAGCTTGCCGCGCGTTATGAGGTTAATCGCCACACCCTGCGCCGCGCCATCGATCAGTTGGTGGAACGCGGCTGGGTCCAGCGTCGTCAGGGCGTCGGCGTACTGGTGCTGATGCGCCCGTTCGATTATCCGCTTAACGCCCAGGCACGCTTCAGTCAGAACCTGTTGGATCAGGGAAGTCATCCCACCAGCGAAAAACGGCTGGCGGTACTGCGCCCGGCCTCCCGTCACGTTGCCGATGCGCTCAGCGTGCAGGAAGGCGATAACGTCATCCACTTGCGCACCTTGCGGCGGGTAAACGGCATCGCCCTGTGTCTGATTGACCATTACTTTTCCGACCTGACCCTCTGGCCGCTGCTGCAGGGTTTTAACCACGGCTCGCTGCACGACTATTTGCGCGAACAGTCCGGCCTGACGCTCAAGCGCACCCAGACGCGCATCAGCGCCCGGCGTGCGCAGGCGAAAGAGAGCAAGGTGCTGGAAATCCCCAACATGGCGCCGCTGCTCTGCGTGCGCACCCTGAACCACCGTGAAGGCGAGGAACGTGCGATGGAGTATTCCGTCAGCCTGACCCGCGCCGACATGATCGAATTCACTATGGAGCACTGA
- the phnC gene encoding phosphonate ABC transporter ATP-binding protein: METIIRVEKLSKTFNQHQALHAVDLNICAGEMVALLGPSGSGKSTLLRHLSGLITGDKSAGSRVELLGRTVQHEGRLARDIRKSRAHTGYIFQQFNLVNRLTVLENVLIGALGSTPFWRTCFSWFSAAQKQRALQALTRVGMAHFAYQRVSTLSGGQQQRVAIARALMQQAKVILADEPIASLDPESARIVMDTLRDINQTDGITVVVTLHQVDYALRYCERIVALRQGHVFYDGSSQLFDNERFDHLYRSMNRVEQNAQAA; encoded by the coding sequence ATGGAAACGATCATTCGCGTCGAAAAACTCTCCAAAACGTTCAATCAGCATCAGGCGCTGCATGCGGTTGATCTGAACATCTGTGCCGGTGAAATGGTCGCTCTGCTGGGGCCGTCGGGTTCCGGCAAATCCACCCTTTTACGTCATCTGAGCGGTTTGATTACCGGCGATAAATCAGCAGGTAGCCGCGTCGAACTCCTCGGTCGCACCGTTCAACACGAAGGTCGACTGGCGCGCGATATCCGCAAAAGCCGCGCGCATACCGGTTACATCTTCCAACAGTTCAATCTGGTGAATCGCCTGACAGTGCTGGAGAACGTGCTGATTGGCGCACTCGGCAGCACGCCGTTCTGGCGCACCTGTTTTAGCTGGTTTAGCGCAGCGCAGAAACAGCGCGCGCTCCAGGCACTGACTCGCGTCGGGATGGCGCACTTTGCGTACCAGCGCGTCTCTACGCTCTCCGGTGGTCAGCAGCAGCGCGTGGCCATTGCCCGGGCGCTGATGCAACAGGCCAAAGTGATCCTCGCCGACGAGCCGATTGCCTCACTGGACCCGGAATCCGCGCGCATCGTGATGGACACCCTGCGCGACATCAACCAGACCGACGGTATTACCGTCGTCGTCACGCTGCATCAGGTGGATTACGCCCTGCGCTACTGCGAACGGATTGTCGCGTTGCGTCAGGGACACGTTTTCTACGACGGCAGCAGCCAGCTCTTTGATAACGAAAGATTTGACCATCTCTACCGCAGCATGAACCGCGTCGAACAGAACGCGCAGGCTGCTTAA
- the phnG gene encoding phosphonate C-P lyase system protein PhnG encodes MHFDTATRQRWMRALAYSKADALNARLQALKLAPEYELIRPPECGLMQIQARMGGTGNRFFAGDTTLTRAVVRLKSGTLGYSYLLGRNKRHAEQCAVIDALLQEQTHFQNLMETLISPLEAERDAEITARRAEVNASRVDFFTLVRGDNE; translated from the coding sequence ATGCATTTCGATACCGCCACCCGCCAGCGCTGGATGCGCGCGCTGGCTTACAGCAAGGCCGATGCCCTGAATGCGCGACTCCAGGCGTTAAAGCTGGCACCGGAATATGAACTGATTCGCCCCCCGGAATGCGGACTGATGCAAATTCAGGCGCGCATGGGCGGCACCGGCAACCGTTTCTTTGCCGGAGACACCACGCTGACCCGCGCGGTGGTTCGCCTGAAAAGCGGCACGCTGGGTTACAGCTACCTGCTGGGACGCAACAAACGCCACGCCGAGCAGTGCGCCGTTATCGACGCTTTACTGCAGGAACAGACACATTTCCAGAACCTGATGGAAACCTTAATTAGCCCGCTGGAAGCAGAACGCGATGCGGAAATCACCGCCCGTCGCGCCGAGGTCAACGCCAGCCGGGTCGACTTCTTTACGCTGGTGCGCGGAGATAACGAATGA
- the phnD gene encoding phosphonate ABC transporter substrate-binding protein, giving the protein MNYKAVAALAFTSMFSVSTLLSPAFAEEQEKALNFGIISTESQQNLKPQWDPFLKDMEKKLGVKVNAFFAPDYAGIIQGMRFNKVDIAWYGNLSAMEAVDRANGQVFAQTVAADGSPGYWSVLIVNKDSPINNLDDLIAKRKDLTFGNGDPNSTSGYLVPGYYVFAKNNIAASDFKRTVNAGHETNALAVANKQVDVATNNTENLDKLKTSAPDKLKALKVIWKSPLIPGDPIVWRKNLSEATKDKVYDFFMNYGKTPEEKTVLERLGWAPFRASSDLQLVPIRQLALFKEMQGVKDNKGLNAEEKTSKSSAIKAQLDDLDRLTAALSAMTSVTKAVQ; this is encoded by the coding sequence ATGAATTACAAGGCCGTTGCCGCGCTGGCGTTTACCAGCATGTTCAGCGTCAGTACTCTGCTCAGTCCCGCCTTTGCCGAAGAGCAGGAAAAAGCGCTGAACTTTGGCATTATTTCGACCGAATCACAGCAAAACCTGAAACCTCAATGGGATCCGTTCCTGAAGGATATGGAGAAGAAACTGGGCGTGAAAGTGAACGCTTTCTTCGCGCCGGACTACGCCGGGATCATCCAGGGTATGCGCTTTAATAAAGTCGACATCGCCTGGTACGGTAACCTGTCAGCAATGGAAGCCGTGGATCGCGCCAACGGCCAGGTCTTTGCCCAGACCGTCGCCGCCGATGGATCGCCGGGTTACTGGAGCGTGCTGATCGTCAACAAGGACAGCCCGATCAACAACCTCGACGATCTGATCGCCAAACGCAAAGATCTCACCTTTGGTAATGGCGATCCTAACTCTACCTCCGGCTATCTCGTCCCTGGCTATTACGTCTTCGCGAAAAACAATATCGCCGCCAGCGACTTCAAACGCACCGTCAACGCCGGTCATGAAACTAACGCCCTTGCGGTCGCCAACAAGCAGGTGGATGTCGCCACCAACAACACCGAGAACCTCGATAAGCTGAAAACGTCCGCGCCGGACAAGCTGAAAGCGCTGAAGGTTATCTGGAAGTCGCCGCTGATCCCAGGCGATCCGATTGTCTGGCGTAAGAACCTCTCTGAAGCCACCAAGGACAAGGTGTACGACTTCTTCATGAACTACGGCAAAACGCCGGAAGAAAAAACCGTACTGGAACGCCTGGGTTGGGCGCCGTTCCGCGCCTCCAGCGACCTGCAACTGGTGCCGATTCGCCAGCTCGCCCTGTTTAAAGAGATGCAGGGCGTGAAGGACAACAAAGGACTGAACGCTGAAGAGAAGACCAGCAAATCGTCTGCGATTAAAGCGCAACTGGACGATCTTGACCGTCTGACTGCGGCGCTGAGCGCCATGACCAGCGTCACCAAAGCGGTGCAGTAA
- the phnE gene encoding phosphonate ABC transporter, permease protein PhnE, whose protein sequence is MQTITVAPPKRSWFSLVSWAILLAVLVVSWKGAEMAPLTLIQDSANMATFAADFFPPDFSQWQDYLGEMAVTLQIAIWGTALAVILSIPFGLMCADNLVPWWIYQPMRRLMDACRAINEMVFAMLFVVAVGLGPFAGVMALFIHTTGVLSKLLSEAVEAIEPGPVEGIRATGANKIEEILYGVLPQVMPLLISYSLYRFESNVRSATVVGMVGAGGIGVTLWEAIRGFQFQQTCALMVLIIVTVSLLDFLSQRLRKHFI, encoded by the coding sequence ATGCAAACCATCACCGTTGCCCCGCCAAAGCGCAGTTGGTTCTCGCTCGTCAGTTGGGCCATTCTGCTCGCCGTGCTGGTCGTGTCGTGGAAAGGCGCCGAAATGGCCCCGCTCACGCTGATTCAGGATTCCGCCAACATGGCGACGTTTGCCGCCGACTTCTTTCCGCCGGACTTTAGCCAGTGGCAGGACTACCTCGGCGAAATGGCGGTGACCCTGCAAATCGCCATCTGGGGAACCGCGCTGGCCGTGATCCTCTCCATTCCTTTCGGCCTGATGTGCGCCGACAACCTCGTGCCCTGGTGGATCTACCAGCCGATGCGCCGTCTGATGGATGCCTGCCGCGCCATTAACGAAATGGTGTTTGCGATGCTATTTGTGGTCGCTGTCGGCCTCGGTCCGTTTGCGGGCGTCATGGCGCTGTTTATCCATACCACCGGCGTGCTCTCCAAGCTGCTGTCCGAAGCGGTGGAAGCCATTGAACCCGGTCCGGTTGAAGGCATTCGCGCCACTGGCGCTAACAAAATTGAAGAAATTCTTTACGGTGTACTGCCCCAGGTGATGCCGCTGCTGATCTCCTATTCGCTGTACCGCTTTGAATCCAACGTCCGCTCAGCAACCGTCGTCGGGATGGTGGGCGCAGGCGGCATTGGCGTCACGTTGTGGGAGGCAATTCGCGGTTTCCAGTTCCAGCAAACCTGCGCCCTGATGGTGTTAATCATTGTGACCGTCAGCCTGCTGGATTTTCTCTCCCAGCGTTTACGTAAGCACTTTATCTGA